Proteins encoded together in one Lysinibacillus sp. FSL K6-0232 window:
- a CDS encoding DmpA family aminopeptidase — translation MRGKARELGITIGTLPTGSKNCITDVAGVQVGHVTLDQPLAAQGAYACTGVTAILPHDGNLFQQKVTAASYVLNGFGKTTGLVQVNELGVLESPIMLTNTLSVPAVTQGTLQYMLEANEDIGLITGTINIVVGECNDSYLNSIRACAITPEHAIEAIRTATDSTAQEGAVGAGKGMMCFGYKGGIGASSRLVKVEQTDICYTVGCMVLSNFGQSADFLAHHYRASTSQQSSTLAPTDGSIMIVLATDAPLSSRQLTRVIKRCGIGLGRTGSHFSHGSGDIVIGFTTAHHIPHTTDQLIVTRTQLREDHPVMNQLFAAAAEATEEAIINSLFQAQTTVGRDGHKVEAYMYESCEK, via the coding sequence ATGCGAGGTAAAGCAAGAGAACTAGGGATAACAATTGGTACATTACCAACAGGATCAAAAAATTGTATAACAGATGTTGCAGGTGTCCAAGTAGGTCATGTGACATTAGATCAGCCATTAGCTGCTCAAGGTGCATATGCATGTACAGGTGTGACAGCGATTTTGCCACATGATGGCAATTTATTTCAGCAGAAAGTGACAGCAGCAAGCTACGTGCTCAATGGCTTTGGCAAAACAACAGGGCTTGTGCAGGTGAATGAGCTTGGAGTGCTGGAATCGCCCATCATGCTAACAAATACATTGAGTGTGCCTGCTGTTACGCAGGGCACATTGCAATATATGCTTGAAGCAAATGAGGATATCGGTCTGATAACAGGAACCATTAATATTGTTGTAGGTGAATGCAATGATAGCTATTTAAATTCAATTCGCGCATGTGCCATTACACCTGAGCATGCAATAGAAGCCATTCGTACAGCTACCGATTCTACAGCGCAAGAAGGGGCAGTTGGGGCAGGGAAAGGGATGATGTGCTTTGGCTATAAAGGAGGAATTGGTGCATCTTCACGTCTTGTGAAGGTGGAGCAAACGGATATTTGCTATACAGTAGGCTGTATGGTGCTTAGCAATTTTGGGCAAAGTGCCGATTTTTTAGCCCATCATTATCGTGCTTCTACTTCTCAACAGTCATCAACATTAGCGCCAACAGATGGCTCCATTATGATTGTGCTTGCCACAGATGCACCACTGAGTAGTCGTCAATTAACGCGTGTTATTAAGCGTTGTGGAATAGGACTAGGCAGAACAGGCAGCCATTTTTCTCATGGTAGTGGTGATATTGTTATCGGCTTTACAACAGCACATCATATTCCACACACAACAGATCAGCTTATAGTAACACGTACACAACTACGTGAGGATCATCCAGTGATGAATCAACTATTTGCAGCAGCCGCTGAGGCTACAGAGGAGGCTATTATAAATTCACTATTTCAAGCACAAACAACAGTAGGACGGGATGGACATAAGGTGGAGGCTTATATGTATGAATCATGTGAAAAGTGA
- a CDS encoding S66 peptidase family protein yields the protein MLRPKPLKKGDTVGLISVSSAVPPENVKPAIASVERLGFKVIAGETCYAQHGYVAGTDQLRAADVHRMFQDPTIDGIFCIRGGYGATKILAQLDFEMIKAHPKVFAGYSDVTALHIAFNQLCGFITYHTPMPSTEFIKQEMDVYTWQSFKQQTMAVEHINVENPAAQPMTTLVGGSAAGLLTGGNLTLVTASLGTPYEIDTKGKILFLEDIDESPQRIDRMLTQLKLAGKLDEAAGILLGAWTNCGTQSSLQTIFQEILVPLSKPIIANIACGHCLPTMSLPLGGMVVMDADQPQIQLKK from the coding sequence TTGCTTCGTCCAAAACCATTAAAAAAAGGGGATACAGTGGGGCTAATCAGTGTGTCAAGTGCTGTTCCACCCGAAAATGTAAAGCCTGCTATTGCCAGTGTTGAAAGGCTAGGATTCAAGGTTATTGCTGGGGAAACATGCTATGCGCAGCATGGCTATGTAGCAGGCACGGATCAGCTACGGGCAGCGGATGTACATCGTATGTTTCAAGACCCTACAATTGACGGGATTTTTTGTATACGTGGAGGCTATGGCGCGACAAAAATTTTAGCACAGCTCGATTTTGAAATGATCAAGGCGCATCCTAAAGTATTTGCGGGCTATAGTGATGTAACAGCTTTACATATTGCCTTTAATCAGCTTTGTGGCTTTATTACGTATCATACACCAATGCCATCCACGGAGTTTATCAAGCAGGAAATGGATGTGTATACATGGCAATCATTTAAGCAGCAAACGATGGCAGTGGAACATATAAATGTGGAGAATCCAGCAGCACAGCCAATGACTACGCTTGTAGGGGGCAGTGCAGCAGGTTTGCTTACAGGGGGCAATCTAACATTAGTAACCGCATCACTTGGCACACCCTATGAAATTGATACAAAGGGAAAAATTTTATTTTTAGAGGATATTGATGAGAGCCCCCAGCGCATTGATCGAATGCTTACCCAGTTAAAGCTGGCAGGAAAGCTTGATGAGGCAGCAGGAATTTTATTAGGTGCTTGGACAAATTGTGGCACACAGTCTTCGTTACAAACTATTTTCCAGGAAATATTAGTGCCGTTAAGCAAGCCTATTATTGCCAATATTGCCTGTGGGCATTGCCTACCAACGATGTCATTGCCCTTAGGCGGCATGGTTGTGATGGATGCCGATCAGCCGCAAATTCAACTAAAAAAATGA
- a CDS encoding glucosaminidase domain-containing protein — protein MKYVVKFVKGFIVTVVVICLSFFMVTQLFNQPEIEEPVVIDDRPSVEEFIGTIAETARDLGAKNDLYASVMIAQAILESQHGQSGLGSAPNYNLFGMKGNYQNNSVTLETVEDDGSGKLSTVMAEFRKYPSYEASMQDYVKLMRNGVSWNENFYAGVFKSNTTSYTEATKFLTGSYATDSSYNEKLNALIAKYDLQQYDSPVKDKKTITVADGDSLMQIAEVHNVKVTSIKQWNQLRSDRLEAGQQLNIYHY, from the coding sequence ATGAAATATGTAGTTAAATTTGTTAAAGGATTTATCGTTACAGTTGTTGTGATCTGTCTTTCATTTTTTATGGTCACACAGCTATTCAATCAGCCTGAAATCGAAGAGCCTGTTGTGATTGATGATCGTCCAAGTGTGGAAGAGTTTATTGGCACAATTGCTGAAACTGCACGGGACCTTGGTGCTAAAAATGATTTATATGCGTCCGTGATGATAGCCCAAGCTATTTTGGAAAGTCAGCATGGTCAAAGTGGGCTTGGCTCCGCTCCTAACTATAATCTTTTTGGTATGAAAGGCAACTATCAAAACAACTCTGTCACACTTGAAACCGTTGAAGATGATGGTTCAGGCAAGCTCTCAACTGTGATGGCTGAATTTCGGAAATACCCTTCCTATGAGGCATCCATGCAAGATTATGTAAAGCTAATGCGAAATGGGGTTTCTTGGAATGAAAATTTTTATGCTGGCGTCTTTAAAAGCAATACAACATCCTACACAGAGGCAACAAAATTTCTAACAGGCTCCTATGCCACTGATTCATCATACAACGAAAAATTAAATGCCCTTATTGCCAAATACGACCTCCAGCAATATGATAGCCCTGTTAAAGATAAGAAAACGATTACGGTCGCTGATGGTGACTCCTTAATGCAGATTGCAGAAGTTCATAATGTTAAAGTCACATCAATTAAACAATGGAATCAGCTACGTTCAGATCGTTTAGAGGCAGGACAGCAGCTAAATATTTATCATTATTAA
- a CDS encoding VUT family protein — translation MRIFCYLASIVIANVVTARFAPLEMGMFIVPIGTFFVGATFIFRDLVQNKYGRKKTYFFIFIALFLSAAVSFSLGDTLMIVAASALSFIISETADTEIYTRLKLPMAWRVLYSGTVGGLLDSTVFVIVGLSPLGAGFLPWAAVPAAIVGQIIVKTALQLVGVWVIVQGQALREKRLA, via the coding sequence ATGAGAATTTTTTGTTATTTAGCTTCGATTGTGATTGCTAATGTTGTGACAGCGCGTTTTGCACCGTTGGAAATGGGCATGTTTATCGTGCCGATAGGGACATTTTTTGTTGGAGCAACATTTATATTCCGTGACCTTGTACAAAATAAATATGGACGTAAAAAAACATATTTCTTTATTTTCATTGCATTATTTTTATCCGCTGCTGTATCGTTTTCCTTAGGTGATACATTGATGATTGTGGCAGCATCAGCGCTGTCGTTTATTATTTCTGAAACAGCAGATACTGAAATTTATACACGCTTGAAGCTTCCAATGGCTTGGCGTGTGCTTTACAGCGGTACTGTAGGAGGGCTGCTTGATTCAACGGTTTTCGTTATTGTTGGGCTAAGCCCACTTGGTGCGGGCTTTCTTCCGTGGGCAGCCGTACCTGCAGCAATTGTTGGACAAATCATCGTCAAAACAGCGCTGCAACTAGTTGGTGTATGGGTCATTGTCCAAGGACAGGCATTGCGTGAGAAACGACTGGCTTAA
- the tnpB gene encoding IS66 family insertion sequence element accessory protein TnpB (TnpB, as the term is used for proteins encoded by IS66 family insertion elements, is considered an accessory protein, since TnpC, encoded by a neighboring gene, is a DDE family transposase.), with protein sequence MKQDFTSVQNIYIICGKTDMRKGIDGLATLIQDSFELDPYSDSIFLFSGWSKDRYKCLYFDGDGFAMLYKRLDNGKLQWPKDENEVRNLSQQELRWLLEGLSLQQPKAIAKSVKGIF encoded by the coding sequence ATGAAACAGGATTTTACGAGCGTGCAAAACATCTACATAATATGCGGTAAGACTGATATGCGTAAAGGCATTGACGGTCTCGCAACGCTCATTCAAGATTCTTTCGAATTGGATCCGTATAGTGATTCTATCTTTCTGTTTTCTGGATGGAGCAAGGACCGTTATAAATGTTTGTATTTCGATGGAGATGGCTTCGCTATGCTTTATAAACGATTAGATAATGGAAAATTACAATGGCCAAAAGATGAAAATGAAGTGCGTAACCTTTCGCAACAAGAACTTCGCTGGTTATTAGAAGGATTATCCCTACAACAGCCAAAGGCAATTGCAAAATCTGTAAAAGGTATCTTTTAA
- a CDS encoding MoxR family ATPase, with protein MNTIFSVTQKQLYDFLLNVAPVRPVFIWGAPGIGKSAIVENFASELGLPCVSLLGSQLAPEDIIGVPQIKDGHSVFCPPKMIARNEPYCLFLDELNACSQEVQKAFYSLIHEQRIGEFILPEGTIVIGAGNRAQDSAIVKPMSSALINRMVHVQLRASHRDWLEWAYAHEIHPYVIEYIQMRPDHLWSEPPKTEEPFSTPRSWHMLSDCLYAYGKSLGETDIDILASSCLSPHTASQFKAFIKQIQSKYDLAKIINGELRWPDQPDERDLLYFMAQSLRAQLIKELPNEHTTLKANQRQLAFRAKDLIKDLSAISLEIAQMVVAEQKGEALPAWFMLEVIRDLPRLVAKKDG; from the coding sequence TTGAATACAATTTTTAGCGTCACACAAAAACAATTATATGATTTTTTATTAAATGTAGCGCCTGTACGACCTGTTTTTATATGGGGAGCACCGGGTATTGGAAAATCAGCAATCGTTGAAAATTTTGCAAGTGAATTAGGCTTGCCATGTGTTTCTTTATTGGGCAGTCAGCTAGCGCCTGAGGATATTATTGGGGTTCCGCAAATTAAGGATGGCCATAGTGTTTTCTGTCCACCGAAAATGATTGCTCGAAATGAGCCTTATTGTCTTTTTTTAGATGAATTAAATGCTTGCTCACAGGAGGTACAAAAGGCATTTTATAGCTTGATTCATGAGCAAAGGATCGGTGAGTTTATTTTACCAGAGGGAACGATTGTCATTGGAGCGGGCAATCGAGCACAGGATAGTGCCATAGTCAAGCCAATGTCCTCTGCATTAATCAATCGCATGGTGCATGTGCAGCTAAGAGCCTCTCATCGAGATTGGCTAGAATGGGCTTATGCACATGAAATTCATCCATATGTGATTGAATATATTCAAATGCGTCCAGATCATTTATGGAGTGAGCCGCCAAAAACCGAGGAGCCCTTCTCCACACCACGCTCGTGGCATATGCTAAGCGATTGCCTCTATGCCTATGGGAAGAGCTTAGGAGAAACAGATATTGATATTTTAGCAAGTAGCTGTTTATCGCCACATACGGCAAGTCAGTTTAAAGCCTTTATCAAACAAATACAAAGCAAATATGATTTAGCAAAAATTATTAATGGTGAACTACGTTGGCCAGATCAGCCTGATGAAAGAGATTTATTGTATTTTATGGCACAATCCTTGCGTGCCCAGCTTATCAAGGAGCTGCCAAATGAACATACAACATTAAAGGCGAATCAACGACAGCTTGCCTTTCGTGCCAAGGATTTAATCAAGGACCTATCAGCCATTAGCTTAGAAATTGCACAAATGGTTGTAGCAGAGCAGAAGGGTGAGGCACTGCCTGCATGGTTTATGCTAGAGGTGATTAGAGATTTACCACGTTTGGTCGCTAAAAAGGATGGGTAA
- a CDS encoding zinc-ribbon domain-containing protein: MFCSKCGSELSQETLFCSKCGDNINAGKNTEKVSILTGEIDRKVKISAFYAISILIMGGALIPILMSIFYIPKLHTSNEITMTLLPAVLYLLGYGVAVLLFSHFFSTTIISKVLVKIVFIVYLLEFVLFAFNIPFLLFALVSIDFNMISDIWPGQVGVGNYVITDGEKRKMVLSMIAIIGLIMASYALINALLLKRWFKKEQGVTLKEGLRDLFKPKFDIGKVLFLLKHIK, translated from the coding sequence ATGTTCTGCTCTAAATGTGGAAGTGAGTTATCTCAAGAAACTTTGTTTTGCAGTAAATGTGGAGACAATATAAATGCAGGTAAAAATACTGAAAAGGTGAGTATTTTAACAGGAGAGATTGATAGAAAAGTAAAGATAAGTGCATTTTACGCAATCTCAATTCTTATTATGGGTGGCGCTTTAATTCCGATTCTTATGTCTATTTTTTATATTCCTAAACTACATACTTCAAATGAAATTACTATGACGCTTTTGCCGGCCGTACTTTATCTATTGGGTTATGGTGTCGCCGTTTTATTATTTTCACATTTTTTTTCAACTACGATTATCTCAAAAGTTCTAGTAAAGATTGTATTCATAGTTTATCTGCTAGAGTTCGTCTTGTTTGCATTTAATATTCCATTTCTACTGTTTGCTCTAGTTTCTATTGATTTCAACATGATAAGCGACATATGGCCAGGGCAAGTTGGTGTAGGAAATTACGTTATTACAGATGGAGAGAAAAGAAAAATGGTTCTTTCTATGATAGCTATTATTGGATTAATAATGGCTAGCTATGCATTAATAAATGCCTTGTTGTTAAAAAGATGGTTCAAAAAAGAACAAGGCGTTACTCTTAAAGAAGGGCTCAGGGACTTGTTTAAGCCAAAATTTGATATAGGCAAAGTTCTTTTTCTCTTAAAACACATTAAATAG
- a CDS encoding tyrosine-type recombinase/integrase, translated as MKLYKSKKEPEIYYYFNKNGEKLWMYRHKFYNSAGIRKEKKKSSFKTEKAALKALLEVKAATLRGETKYVENDKLTVGQWLDIWYEANNHKWKKTTRIQREYIIRLHLKPSLGHYKLQKLDRATYQRKLLKPAYGKYKPNTIQIWHNIFKIAINSAVDEEILPRNRFTKISISDDTEELVENYLTPTQLVSFLKDIEVYGNKTIYNYLLLISYTGIRRGEALGLTWRNIDFVKKTITIEQTRDENGPRSPKTKNSCRTILIDEYVINQLKDYKKWCRQLLFKFGHKINNTTYVFLNEHTGQEISNSNVLYHFNKIKKAKKLENFTIHGLRHTHATILLNGGQNVKEIAQRLGNTVDMIYKVYGHVLKDLEEQSVALFSQSLQVSGANFGANN; from the coding sequence ATGAAGTTATATAAATCAAAAAAAGAACCTGAAATATACTACTATTTTAATAAAAACGGCGAAAAATTATGGATGTATCGTCACAAGTTTTATAACTCAGCTGGAATTAGAAAAGAAAAGAAAAAAAGTAGCTTTAAAACAGAAAAGGCAGCATTGAAAGCCCTGTTAGAAGTAAAGGCTGCAACACTACGTGGTGAAACAAAATATGTAGAAAATGACAAACTAACTGTCGGTCAATGGTTAGACATATGGTACGAAGCCAATAATCATAAGTGGAAAAAAACAACACGTATCCAAAGAGAGTATATTATTCGATTACATTTAAAGCCCTCACTAGGTCATTACAAGCTTCAAAAGTTAGATCGAGCTACTTATCAAAGAAAACTTTTAAAACCTGCATACGGCAAATATAAGCCGAATACGATACAAATTTGGCATAATATCTTTAAAATAGCCATCAATAGTGCTGTTGATGAAGAAATACTACCGCGAAATAGATTCACAAAAATCTCAATTTCAGATGATACAGAAGAATTAGTTGAAAATTATTTAACACCAACTCAACTAGTTTCTTTTCTAAAGGATATTGAAGTATATGGAAATAAAACCATATACAACTATTTGTTACTAATTTCTTATACAGGGATTCGTAGAGGTGAGGCACTTGGGTTAACATGGAGAAATATTGACTTTGTAAAAAAAACCATCACAATTGAACAAACTCGAGATGAAAATGGTCCTCGTTCACCTAAAACTAAAAATAGTTGTAGAACAATTTTAATTGATGAATATGTTATTAATCAACTAAAAGATTATAAAAAATGGTGTAGACAATTATTATTCAAATTTGGTCATAAAATCAACAACACAACATATGTATTTCTCAATGAACACACTGGACAAGAAATTTCTAATAGTAATGTACTTTATCATTTTAATAAAATAAAAAAAGCAAAAAAGCTGGAAAACTTTACTATCCATGGTTTAAGACATACTCATGCAACAATTTTACTAAACGGAGGGCAGAATGTAAAAGAAATTGCTCAACGTTTAGGAAACACTGTTGATATGATCTATAAAGTATACGGTCATGTGTTAAAGGATTTAGAAGAACAGTCTGTAGCACTGTTTAGTCAAAGTTTACAAGTAAGTGGGGCAAATTTTGGGGCTAACAACTAG
- the queF gene encoding preQ(1) synthase, which yields MSSRTEQEGLGDLTLLGNQQVKYPMQYAPEVLEAVDSLHTERDYFVKFNCPEFTSLCPITQQPDFATMYISYIPDKKLVESKSLKLYLFSFRNHGDFHEDCVNIIMNDLIQLLDPRYIEVWGKFTPRGGISIDPWCNYGRPGTKYEKIADHRLINHDLYPEKIDNR from the coding sequence ATGTCTAGTCGTACAGAACAAGAAGGTTTAGGAGATTTAACATTGTTAGGCAATCAGCAGGTGAAATATCCAATGCAATATGCGCCAGAAGTGTTGGAGGCTGTGGATAGCTTACATACAGAGCGTGATTATTTTGTGAAATTTAATTGCCCAGAATTTACAAGCTTATGCCCAATTACACAGCAGCCTGATTTTGCGACAATGTATATTTCCTATATTCCAGATAAAAAATTGGTGGAAAGCAAGTCGTTGAAGCTGTACTTATTTAGCTTCCGCAATCATGGCGATTTTCATGAGGATTGTGTGAATATTATTATGAACGATTTAATTCAGCTATTAGACCCTCGCTATATCGAGGTGTGGGGCAAATTTACGCCGCGTGGAGGCATTTCAATTGACCCGTGGTGCAACTATGGTCGTCCTGGGACAAAATATGAAAAAATTGCGGACCATCGCTTAATAAATCACGATTTATATCCAGAGAAAATTGATAATCGTTAA
- the tnpC gene encoding IS66 family transposase, translating to MNDLGNASNEKVIQLLEEQLSYTKEQNKSLNKQIEALTEQVRQLTKALYGSKSEKSKYQAPDGQGSLFEDDPSFSEPEQTEEKSTETVSYTVTRKKTNKKRNDSFREDIEVEEIHHHPANLACDCCLGEMVEFSSTMVREEAKFIPATMKRVQHFEHTYECKACKKDALQKAQIKRGKAPQGVIQRSIAGPTVLAKLIYDKFIQYLPLYRQVNEWERHGLHTNDKNLSNWVIRVSEDWLQPLYDLMKQLLTAKSVLHVDETYAQILKRSDGKPAQSNAYNWVCRSVQSEGPIIVLFKSALSRGRAILENLLAGFNGTVICDGYSAYGQLPNVQFANCWAHVRRYWLKADSKNGRIGVEYCDRLFYIERKIKHLSPEERVRVRQQEAKPIIAEFFDWIDRSPFFGKNAIAKAAEYTLSRADELKVFLENGHIAIDNNPAENAIRPNVIGRKNWLFSVSEAGANANAICLSLAETAKANGIDFYQYLVKLMTELPNLPFHQQPEILHNYMPWSDNIQATCAK from the coding sequence GTGAATGATTTGGGAAACGCTTCAAATGAAAAAGTAATTCAATTATTGGAAGAACAACTATCCTACACGAAAGAACAAAATAAAAGTTTAAACAAACAAATTGAAGCATTAACTGAACAGGTTCGCCAATTAACAAAAGCTTTATATGGCTCTAAATCAGAGAAATCTAAGTATCAAGCGCCCGATGGACAAGGCTCTTTATTTGAAGACGATCCGTCTTTTAGCGAACCTGAGCAGACAGAAGAAAAAAGCACGGAAACGGTTAGTTATACTGTTACTCGTAAAAAGACAAATAAAAAACGAAATGATTCATTTCGTGAGGATATTGAAGTTGAAGAAATTCATCATCATCCAGCTAACTTAGCTTGTGATTGTTGTCTTGGTGAAATGGTAGAATTCAGTTCAACGATGGTACGTGAAGAAGCTAAATTTATTCCAGCGACGATGAAGCGTGTACAACATTTCGAACATACTTATGAGTGCAAAGCGTGTAAAAAAGATGCCCTACAAAAAGCACAAATCAAACGTGGTAAAGCACCACAAGGTGTTATCCAAAGAAGCATTGCTGGACCCACTGTTTTAGCAAAGCTTATCTACGATAAGTTTATCCAGTACTTGCCACTTTACCGTCAGGTAAATGAATGGGAGAGACATGGCCTACATACCAACGATAAGAATTTATCCAATTGGGTAATACGTGTATCAGAAGATTGGCTTCAGCCGCTTTATGATTTGATGAAGCAACTATTGACGGCGAAATCTGTGCTGCATGTGGATGAAACATATGCACAGATACTTAAACGTTCGGATGGAAAACCGGCTCAATCGAACGCCTATAATTGGGTATGTCGTAGTGTACAAAGTGAAGGTCCTATTATCGTTTTATTTAAGAGCGCACTCTCACGAGGGCGAGCTATATTAGAAAATTTACTTGCGGGATTCAATGGGACTGTGATTTGTGACGGCTATTCGGCTTATGGTCAATTGCCTAATGTTCAGTTCGCGAACTGTTGGGCGCACGTACGACGTTATTGGCTGAAAGCTGATAGTAAAAACGGACGAATAGGCGTTGAATATTGCGATCGTTTATTTTACATCGAACGTAAAATTAAACACCTTTCACCGGAAGAACGTGTACGAGTTCGTCAACAAGAAGCAAAGCCTATCATAGCTGAATTTTTCGATTGGATAGACCGTTCTCCTTTCTTTGGTAAAAACGCGATTGCGAAAGCAGCGGAATATACATTGAGCCGAGCGGATGAGTTAAAAGTCTTTCTTGAAAACGGCCACATCGCAATTGACAATAATCCCGCTGAAAATGCGATTCGCCCAAATGTGATTGGCCGAAAAAACTGGCTTTTCTCTGTGAGCGAAGCAGGTGCCAATGCGAATGCCATCTGTTTAAGTTTGGCTGAAACGGCCAAAGCAAACGGGATTGATTTTTATCAGTACCTGGTGAAGCTGATGACGGAGTTACCAAATTTACCGTTCCATCAACAACCTGAAATTTTACATAATTACATGCCTTGGTCAGATAATATTCAAGCCACATGTGCAAAATAG
- the queC gene encoding 7-cyano-7-deazaguanine synthase QueC: protein MKKEKAIVVFSGGQDSTTCLFWALQQFGEVEAVTFDYGQKHRLEIDCAKNIAQQLGVKHHILDMSLLNQLAASALTREDINIEEGQDGELPSTFVPGRNLLFLSFAGVLASQVGAKHLVTGVCETDFSGYPDCRDQFVKAFNVTLNLAMDEPFVLHTPLMWLDKAQAWALADELDAFDFVREQTLTCYNGVVADGCGECPACKLRQNGLQSYLATKAGQEA, encoded by the coding sequence ATGAAAAAGGAAAAAGCCATCGTTGTATTTAGCGGCGGGCAGGATAGCACAACTTGTTTATTTTGGGCATTGCAGCAATTTGGTGAAGTGGAGGCGGTGACATTTGATTACGGACAAAAGCATCGTTTAGAAATTGACTGTGCCAAAAACATCGCACAACAGCTTGGTGTTAAGCACCATATTTTAGATATGTCATTATTAAATCAGCTTGCGGCTAGCGCATTAACACGTGAGGATATTAACATTGAGGAAGGACAAGATGGTGAGCTGCCATCAACCTTTGTACCGGGGCGCAATTTGCTATTTTTATCCTTCGCAGGTGTACTGGCAAGCCAAGTTGGAGCAAAGCATCTTGTGACGGGTGTTTGTGAAACCGATTTTAGCGGCTATCCTGATTGCCGAGATCAGTTTGTAAAAGCATTCAATGTAACGCTTAATTTAGCGATGGATGAGCCATTTGTTTTACATACGCCATTAATGTGGCTTGACAAAGCACAGGCGTGGGCATTAGCGGATGAGCTTGATGCATTCGACTTTGTGCGAGAGCAAACACTCACTTGCTATAACGGTGTTGTGGCAGATGGCTGTGGAGAATGTCCGGCATGTAAGCTGCGGCAAAACGGGCTACAAAGCTATTTAGCGACGAAAGCGGGGCAAGAAGCATGA